A single genomic interval of Arthrobacter methylotrophus harbors:
- a CDS encoding metal-dependent transcriptional regulator, with translation MKTSALSSSIEDYVKVIYSFTEWQDKPITSTQLAQRLGVANSSVSEMVRKLKDQGLVDHQPYSAITLTPRGIQLALGMVRRHRLIETYLVRELGYSWDEVHDEAELLEHAVSDTFIDRMAAKLGNPARDPHGDPIPTAEGSIALPHAHRMIELDDGHSGKITRISDENPELLRYLSAEEIDLDATIQVIGRKPFGGALVVRIGKGTGSRDYDLADEVASALWVATDTSHEGCILADR, from the coding sequence GTGAAGACCAGTGCGCTCTCCTCCTCGATCGAGGACTACGTCAAGGTCATCTACTCCTTTACGGAGTGGCAGGACAAACCCATCACGTCCACCCAGTTGGCGCAGCGGCTTGGCGTCGCCAATTCCTCCGTTTCGGAAATGGTCCGCAAGCTCAAGGACCAAGGCCTGGTGGACCACCAGCCTTACAGCGCCATTACTTTGACGCCCAGGGGAATTCAGCTTGCCTTGGGCATGGTCCGCAGGCACCGCCTCATCGAGACGTACCTCGTGCGGGAACTTGGTTACAGCTGGGATGAAGTCCATGACGAGGCCGAGTTGCTCGAGCACGCCGTCTCGGACACCTTCATCGATCGCATGGCTGCCAAGCTGGGCAATCCCGCCCGCGATCCGCACGGTGACCCCATCCCCACAGCCGAAGGTTCCATAGCGTTGCCGCACGCGCACCGGATGATCGAGCTCGACGACGGCCATTCCGGAAAAATCACCAGGATCAGCGACGAAAACCCCGAACTGCTGCGGTACCTGTCCGCCGAAGAAATCGACCTTGATGCCACTATCCAGGTCATTGGCCGCAAACCGTTCGGCGGTGCGCTGGTGGTCCGGATCGGAAAGGGCACCGGAAGCCGGGATTACGACCTCGCCGACGAGGTCGCCTCCGCCCTGTGGGTAGCTACAGACACCTCCCACGAAGGTTGCATCCTCGCGGACCGCTGA
- a CDS encoding class I SAM-dependent methyltransferase has translation MSAGPKLHDERRLELGQSFQDGGEHYDRVRPGYPADSADWPLPEGARDAADLGAGTGKFTALLLERGLAVSAVDPSTDMLTQLRKTFPQVLALEGTAEATGLADSAFDVVCVAQAWHWCDPLAASTEIARILRPAGVIGLIWNQLDTSAPWVHRLSRIMHAGDVHKPGFRPVVGPEFAGLESHMTQWEDPVTPADILELAKSRSYYLRANDATRAKVMGNLHWYLFEHLGHAERELIPLPYLTQSWRARKA, from the coding sequence ATGTCAGCCGGCCCCAAGCTCCATGACGAACGGCGCCTTGAACTCGGTCAGAGTTTCCAGGACGGCGGAGAACACTATGACCGGGTCCGGCCCGGCTACCCTGCGGATTCGGCCGACTGGCCCCTGCCGGAAGGCGCACGGGACGCAGCCGATCTGGGCGCCGGCACCGGAAAGTTCACGGCGCTGCTCCTCGAGCGCGGGCTGGCCGTCTCCGCAGTGGACCCGTCCACTGACATGCTCACGCAACTACGCAAAACGTTTCCACAAGTGCTCGCTCTGGAGGGAACGGCCGAAGCAACTGGACTGGCGGATTCAGCATTCGACGTCGTCTGCGTTGCCCAGGCCTGGCACTGGTGCGATCCCCTCGCGGCCAGCACCGAGATCGCCCGGATCCTGCGCCCCGCCGGGGTGATCGGCTTGATCTGGAACCAGTTGGACACTTCGGCGCCCTGGGTCCACCGTTTGTCCCGCATCATGCATGCCGGCGATGTCCACAAACCGGGCTTCCGGCCTGTGGTGGGGCCGGAGTTCGCCGGCCTCGAAAGTCACATGACGCAGTGGGAGGATCCCGTGACCCCGGCCGATATCCTGGAACTGGCGAAATCGCGCAGCTACTACCTGAGGGCAAATGATGCCACCCGGGCCAAGGTCATGGGGAATCTCCACTGGTATCTCTTCGAACACCTGGGCCACGCCGAGCGCGAGCTCATCCCCCTGCCCTATCTCACGCAGAGCTGGCGCGCCCGGAAGGCCTGA
- the rsgA gene encoding ribosome small subunit-dependent GTPase A, translating to MARDASSWDESDVRIRPNKKGSRPRTKDRPSHDDAVIGRIVTVDRGRYTAIVGESSDNERIIIAARARELRRSPVVPGDFVALVGDVSGAPDTLARLVRVEERKTLLRRSADDTDPIERAVVANADQLVVVVASANPEPRTGFIDRALVAAYDAGIEPLLLVTKADVKDPTELLSNYVSLGFPIIISRTADAGASGIDARSDDGLSARLDGDAVGQLRHYLDGKVTVLLGHSGVGKSTMVNALTGAERATGGVNAVTGRGRHTSSSALALKLSDAPGGSWIIDTPGIRSFGLAHVNPDRILHAFPDLEPGTEMCERGCKHDAAAVRCGLDSWVADGHAGESGAARLASLRRLLGADPRMEAQEAKELGTVN from the coding sequence ATGGCTCGCGACGCAAGCTCCTGGGATGAATCCGATGTACGGATCCGCCCCAACAAGAAGGGCTCACGCCCCCGCACGAAGGATCGCCCCAGCCACGACGACGCCGTGATCGGACGCATCGTTACGGTCGACCGCGGCCGTTACACCGCGATAGTAGGCGAAAGCTCGGACAATGAGCGCATCATCATTGCGGCCCGTGCCCGGGAACTCCGGCGCTCCCCGGTGGTTCCCGGAGACTTCGTGGCACTCGTCGGCGACGTGTCCGGGGCACCGGACACCCTCGCCCGCCTCGTGCGCGTCGAAGAGCGAAAAACCCTCCTGCGGCGAAGCGCCGATGACACGGACCCGATCGAACGGGCAGTGGTCGCGAATGCAGACCAGCTCGTAGTGGTGGTTGCGTCCGCCAACCCGGAACCGCGGACCGGATTTATCGACCGCGCCCTAGTAGCGGCGTACGACGCCGGAATCGAACCGCTGCTGCTCGTCACCAAAGCGGACGTAAAGGATCCGACAGAACTGCTCTCCAACTACGTGAGCCTGGGTTTCCCCATCATCATCAGCCGGACGGCGGACGCAGGCGCCTCCGGCATCGATGCACGATCCGACGACGGTTTGTCCGCCCGCCTCGATGGCGACGCCGTCGGCCAGTTGCGGCACTACCTCGACGGGAAGGTCACCGTACTGCTCGGCCATTCCGGCGTCGGGAAGTCCACCATGGTGAATGCCCTCACCGGGGCCGAGCGCGCCACCGGCGGGGTCAACGCCGTGACGGGTCGCGGACGGCACACCTCGTCCTCTGCGCTTGCACTGAAGCTCAGCGACGCCCCTGGCGGCAGTTGGATCATCGATACTCCCGGCATCCGTTCCTTCGGCCTGGCCCACGTGAACCCGGACCGCATCCTGCATGCCTTCCCGGATCTGGAACCCGGAACGGAAATGTGCGAGCGAGGCTGTAAACACGATGCCGCCGCCGTTCGTTGCGGACTGGATTCCTGGGTGGCTGATGGCCATGCCGGCGAGTCGGGCGCCGCGCGCCTCGCGTCGTTGCGCCGGCTCCTCGGTGCAGACCCGCGCATGGAAGCCCAAGAGGCGAAGGAGCTGGGCACTGTTAATTAG
- a CDS encoding 50S ribosomal protein bL37, with protein MSKRARKRRDRKRGGANHGKRPNT; from the coding sequence ATGAGCAAGCGTGCACGTAAGCGTCGTGACCGTAAGCGCGGCGGCGCAAACCACGGCAAGCGTCCCAACACCTAA
- the aroA gene encoding 3-phosphoshikimate 1-carboxyvinyltransferase, translated as MPGTPATQTADSGSSPASTPPLWRAPFANRPVDATVTVPGSKSLTNRYLVLAALANGPSRLRAPLHSRDSALMVAALRQLGATVTEVPGDGQYGPDLEVTPIDPAIAASETAIDCGLAGTVMRFVPPLAALRNGATVFDGDPHARNRPMGTIIEALRTLGVGVSGVDGQTANSLPFKVSGTGSVRGGHLVIDASASSQFVSALLLVGARFDEGLHLEHVGKPVPSLDHISMTVSVLRGVGVQVDDSVPNHWRVSPGTIQAFDQRIEQDLSNAGPFLAAALATKGTIRIPNWPTNTTQVGDLWRNILAAMGAVVTLDNGTLTVKGGSDILGGDFDETSELAPTVAALCALASGPSRLTGIAHLRGHETDRLAALVAEINRLGGDAEETSDGLVIRPATLHAGVVHSYADHRMATAGAILGLAVDGVQVEDIATTSKTMPEFPQIWASMLSGGQAAADTGSTETSN; from the coding sequence ATGCCAGGAACCCCCGCCACGCAGACAGCCGATTCGGGCAGCAGCCCCGCCTCCACGCCCCCTCTGTGGAGGGCGCCTTTCGCGAACCGCCCGGTAGATGCCACGGTCACGGTTCCTGGTTCGAAGTCGCTGACTAACCGCTATCTCGTCTTGGCGGCCTTGGCCAACGGGCCGTCCAGGCTGCGGGCACCCCTGCACTCCAGGGACTCGGCGCTCATGGTCGCGGCCCTGCGCCAGCTCGGCGCCACGGTTACGGAGGTTCCCGGCGATGGCCAGTACGGCCCGGATCTTGAAGTAACTCCCATCGATCCGGCGATCGCCGCGTCAGAGACGGCCATCGACTGCGGCCTTGCCGGCACGGTCATGCGCTTCGTGCCGCCCCTTGCTGCGCTCCGCAACGGCGCTACGGTATTCGACGGCGATCCGCACGCCCGGAACCGTCCCATGGGCACCATCATCGAAGCCCTCCGAACACTCGGAGTGGGAGTCAGCGGTGTGGACGGGCAAACGGCGAACTCCCTGCCGTTCAAGGTTTCCGGTACTGGCTCTGTTCGTGGTGGCCACTTGGTGATCGATGCGAGCGCCTCTTCGCAGTTCGTCTCCGCACTACTGCTGGTGGGTGCCCGCTTCGACGAGGGCCTTCACCTTGAGCATGTCGGCAAGCCCGTACCCAGCCTCGACCACATCAGCATGACAGTGTCCGTCCTGCGCGGCGTGGGTGTGCAGGTTGACGACTCCGTGCCGAACCATTGGCGCGTGTCCCCGGGCACCATTCAAGCCTTCGATCAAAGGATCGAACAGGATCTCTCCAATGCCGGCCCGTTTCTGGCTGCGGCGTTGGCCACCAAGGGGACCATCCGCATCCCCAACTGGCCAACGAATACCACTCAGGTCGGCGATCTCTGGCGGAACATTCTTGCCGCTATGGGCGCCGTTGTCACGTTGGATAACGGCACGCTGACAGTCAAGGGTGGTTCCGACATCCTGGGCGGGGACTTCGACGAAACCAGTGAGCTTGCCCCCACGGTTGCGGCATTGTGCGCTCTCGCGTCGGGGCCCTCCCGGCTCACCGGCATCGCGCATCTGCGCGGACACGAAACGGACAGGCTCGCCGCACTCGTTGCCGAAATCAACCGGCTGGGCGGTGACGCCGAGGAAACCAGTGACGGCTTGGTGATCCGTCCCGCAACACTGCATGCCGGCGTCGTGCACAGCTACGCCGACCACCGGATGGCGACGGCCGGCGCCATCCTGGGGCTCGCCGTCGACGGTGTCCAGGTTGAAGACATCGCGACCACGTCCAAGACCATGCCCGAATTTCCGCAAATCTGGGCATCGATGCTCAGTGGTGGCCAAGCGGCCGCGGACACTGGTTCAACGGAGACAAGCAACTGA
- the hisN gene encoding histidinol-phosphatase, with protein MTQPDSSYNDDLRLAHVLADSVDSLTMERFKALDLKVETKPDLSPVTDADKAAEEAIRGQLSRSRPRDAVLGEEFGSTGHGSRRWIIDPIDGTKNFVRGVPVWATLIALVDEGEVVVGLVSAPALGKRWWAAKGSGAYMGRSLAAATRLKVSNVSRLEDASLSYSELSEWKERGSLDNFLGLENDVWRSRAYGDFWSYCLVAEGAVDIAAEPELQIYDMAALVPIVTEAGGRFTSLDGADGPFGGNAVATNSILHSEVLKRLNPELDDLF; from the coding sequence ATGACCCAACCCGATTCGAGCTACAACGACGACCTGCGGCTGGCCCATGTACTGGCCGACTCCGTCGATTCCCTGACCATGGAACGGTTCAAGGCACTGGACCTCAAGGTGGAGACCAAACCCGACCTGAGCCCGGTCACCGATGCCGACAAAGCCGCCGAGGAAGCAATCCGCGGGCAGCTCTCCCGTTCCCGCCCCCGCGACGCCGTTCTCGGGGAAGAATTCGGCAGCACCGGCCACGGCTCGCGGCGTTGGATCATCGATCCTATCGATGGGACCAAGAACTTTGTGCGTGGCGTTCCCGTCTGGGCAACGCTGATCGCCCTCGTGGATGAGGGAGAGGTCGTGGTGGGGCTCGTCAGCGCTCCCGCACTCGGCAAGCGTTGGTGGGCAGCCAAGGGCTCCGGCGCCTACATGGGCCGTTCGCTTGCCGCGGCCACCCGACTGAAGGTTTCCAACGTGTCGCGGCTTGAAGACGCTTCGCTTTCCTATTCGGAGCTCTCCGAATGGAAGGAGCGCGGTTCGCTGGACAACTTCCTTGGCCTTGAGAACGACGTCTGGCGCAGCCGCGCGTACGGCGACTTCTGGTCCTACTGCCTGGTGGCCGAGGGTGCCGTGGATATCGCCGCCGAGCCGGAACTTCAGATCTACGATATGGCGGCACTGGTCCCGATCGTGACCGAAGCCGGGGGGCGCTTCACGTCCCTGGACGGCGCGGACGGCCCGTTCGGCGGAAACGCCGTTGCCACCAACTCGATCCTGCACTCAGAGGTCCTCAAGAGGCTCAACCCGGAACTCGACGACCTCTTCTGA
- a CDS encoding sigma-70 family RNA polymerase sigma factor — MTLVKDREEQLAPGRGLPVNSRRVTVDLDAMSTMDPAAAAMYKAATEVADTTSVDDAAVEADVEIAVDFANETPEQRRARFERDAMQYVDQLYSAAMRMARNPSDAEDLVQEAYTKAFSAFHQYKPGTNLKAWLYRILTNTYINLYRKRQREPLQSNSDTIEDWQLARAESHTSAGLRSAEAEALDHLPDSDVKSALQSIPEEFRLAVYFADVEGFAYKEISDIMNTPIGTVMSRLHRGRKMLRDLLADYAAERGISAGADEKALAVGAAASKKQEKRK; from the coding sequence TTGACCCTGGTTAAGGACCGCGAGGAACAGCTTGCGCCCGGGCGGGGGCTGCCGGTGAACTCCCGGCGGGTGACAGTAGACTTGGATGCAATGAGCACCATGGATCCGGCCGCAGCGGCCATGTATAAAGCAGCGACGGAAGTCGCGGACACAACGTCCGTTGACGACGCAGCCGTTGAGGCCGACGTCGAGATTGCCGTTGACTTTGCAAACGAGACCCCCGAGCAGCGGAGGGCGCGCTTCGAGCGCGACGCCATGCAGTATGTCGACCAGCTGTATTCGGCCGCCATGCGCATGGCCAGGAATCCGTCCGACGCGGAGGACCTGGTCCAGGAAGCCTATACCAAGGCTTTTTCGGCATTCCACCAGTACAAGCCGGGTACCAATCTCAAGGCGTGGCTGTACCGCATCCTGACGAACACCTACATCAACCTCTACCGGAAGCGGCAACGCGAACCGCTGCAATCGAACTCGGACACGATCGAAGACTGGCAGTTGGCGCGGGCCGAATCCCATACGTCCGCGGGGCTCCGCTCTGCCGAGGCGGAGGCGCTCGATCATCTGCCGGACTCGGACGTGAAGAGCGCCCTGCAGTCCATACCGGAAGAATTCCGGCTAGCGGTGTACTTCGCCGACGTTGAGGGCTTCGCATACAAAGAGATATCAGACATTATGAACACCCCGATCGGGACGGTCATGTCCCGGCTCCACCGCGGCAGGAAAATGTTGCGCGATCTGCTGGCGGACTACGCTGCAGAACGGGGAATCAGCGCCGGCGCCGATGAAAAGGCTTTGGCCGTGGGCGCGGCCGCAAGCAAAAAACAGGAGAAAAGGAAATGA
- the rsrA gene encoding mycothiol system anti-sigma-R factor, with protein sequence MSCQGLGDCDDARMQRIYEYLDGALTREDIAEIKVHLEDCPECTEQYDLECVIRTVVKRSCTEAAPENLKNSILDRIHAMKSVDV encoded by the coding sequence ATGAGCTGCCAAGGATTGGGCGACTGCGACGATGCTCGGATGCAGCGTATCTATGAGTACCTCGATGGTGCGTTGACGCGCGAGGACATCGCAGAAATCAAAGTGCATCTGGAAGACTGCCCGGAGTGCACCGAGCAATACGACCTTGAGTGCGTCATCCGCACTGTGGTCAAGCGCTCCTGCACGGAGGCTGCTCCTGAGAATCTCAAGAACTCGATCCTTGACAGGATCCACGCGATGAAGTCCGTGGACGTCTAA
- a CDS encoding DoxX family protein: protein MSLVRFLARPMLASSFVVAGLDKLKNADDTAQQLSPLLRRAAQSLPFPADEKLLARVIGGTQVGAGALLALGKCSRFSATLLAGISVLNAFVEWRSADISTKEGRLGRRAQLLKNISLTGGVLLAAVDTAGKPSLAWRAEHLAMDAKKATGKQIKKTDRAVRKAVDNAVGA from the coding sequence ATGTCCCTCGTCCGTTTTCTCGCCAGGCCAATGTTGGCGTCCAGCTTTGTCGTCGCCGGGCTGGACAAGCTCAAGAATGCGGATGACACTGCCCAGCAGCTTTCTCCGCTGCTGCGCCGCGCCGCTCAGTCGCTGCCTTTCCCTGCTGACGAAAAGTTGCTTGCACGAGTCATCGGCGGCACGCAGGTAGGCGCCGGTGCGCTGCTGGCCCTCGGCAAGTGCTCCCGGTTCTCGGCCACGCTGCTTGCCGGGATCTCGGTCCTCAACGCCTTTGTTGAATGGCGTTCCGCGGACATCAGCACCAAGGAAGGCCGCCTCGGCCGCCGCGCCCAGTTGCTCAAGAACATTTCCTTGACAGGCGGCGTTCTTCTTGCCGCCGTCGACACTGCGGGCAAACCCAGCCTCGCATGGCGCGCCGAGCACCTCGCCATGGACGCCAAGAAGGCCACGGGAAAGCAGATCAAGAAAACAGACCGGGCCGTCCGCAAGGCCGTAGACAACGCAGTTGGAGCATAA
- a CDS encoding MFS transporter has protein sequence MTDAAALLPSSPLQKRVLVVAIVASFIAILDGFVVNLALPAIGRELGGGLVIQQWVVDAYLLTLGALILVAGSLSDHFGRARILEWGLAGFTLTSVACGLAWNGEVLVVSRALQGIAGALLVPSSLAMIVTFFSGPAQSKAIGQWSGWTSAAAIVAPLIGGVSVDLLSWRVIFFINVVPAVAVWPILAGLRKSDAATDTSKKIDYLGAFLAMVGLGGPVYAFIEQGRMGWGNMVVWMPLAVGAVALTLFLIHESRTQEPMLPLRLFGIRNFGWGNIATLAIYGALSLGFFAVGIYLQQVGGMKATTAGIALLPATVLLMLTASFFGGLAGKYGPRWFMTAGPFICGIGFLMTLAVQEPLNYWTQVLPGQIVFGIGLSTLVAPLTAAILGAVPTEEAGIGSAVNNAVARIAGLICIAFAGLIIGPVFTRQGLMNAVVVTAVLFFIGAAASAVGIRNPVSGAASTGSPEGPAPDDGGTAAQRA, from the coding sequence ATGACTGATGCAGCCGCGCTGCTGCCAAGTTCACCGCTGCAAAAGCGGGTCCTTGTTGTGGCCATTGTGGCGTCCTTCATTGCTATATTGGACGGCTTCGTGGTGAACCTGGCCCTCCCTGCGATTGGCCGCGAGCTCGGCGGCGGACTCGTCATCCAGCAATGGGTGGTGGATGCCTATCTTTTGACCTTGGGTGCGCTGATTCTCGTGGCCGGGTCCTTGTCCGACCATTTCGGCCGTGCGCGCATCCTGGAATGGGGACTGGCAGGTTTTACCCTGACCTCCGTCGCATGCGGTCTCGCCTGGAACGGCGAGGTGCTGGTGGTATCTCGGGCCCTGCAGGGGATCGCCGGGGCGCTGTTGGTTCCGAGTTCCCTCGCCATGATTGTCACGTTCTTTTCGGGACCGGCGCAGTCCAAGGCAATCGGCCAGTGGTCCGGTTGGACCAGCGCGGCAGCCATCGTGGCTCCGCTCATCGGAGGCGTCTCTGTCGACCTGTTGTCCTGGCGGGTCATCTTCTTCATCAATGTCGTCCCGGCCGTCGCTGTCTGGCCGATCCTCGCCGGACTGCGGAAGTCCGATGCCGCCACGGATACGAGCAAGAAGATTGACTACCTTGGCGCGTTTTTGGCCATGGTAGGACTTGGTGGCCCGGTCTACGCATTCATCGAGCAAGGGCGCATGGGCTGGGGAAACATGGTGGTCTGGATGCCCCTCGCCGTGGGTGCCGTTGCCTTGACCCTGTTCCTGATCCACGAATCCAGGACCCAGGAACCTATGCTGCCCCTGCGGCTCTTCGGTATCCGCAACTTCGGCTGGGGGAACATCGCCACCTTGGCCATTTATGGCGCCCTCTCGCTGGGTTTCTTCGCCGTGGGCATCTATTTACAGCAAGTGGGGGGAATGAAGGCGACGACTGCGGGTATTGCGTTGCTTCCCGCGACTGTCCTCCTGATGCTGACGGCCTCGTTCTTCGGCGGACTGGCTGGCAAGTACGGTCCGCGATGGTTCATGACCGCCGGGCCGTTCATCTGCGGAATCGGTTTCCTCATGACCCTGGCCGTCCAGGAGCCGTTGAACTACTGGACCCAGGTGCTACCCGGGCAGATCGTCTTCGGCATCGGGCTCAGCACTCTGGTGGCCCCCCTCACCGCGGCCATCCTGGGGGCCGTGCCCACCGAGGAGGCAGGAATCGGTTCCGCCGTGAACAATGCGGTGGCCCGCATTGCGGGCTTGATATGCATCGCCTTTGCCGGGCTCATCATCGGTCCGGTCTTCACCCGGCAAGGTCTGATGAACGCCGTGGTAGTCACGGCGGTCCTGTTCTTCATCGGGGCGGCGGCATCCGCCGTCGGGATCCGGAACCCCGTCTCGGGAGCTGCGTCGACAGGATCTCCGGAAGGCCCAGCCCCCGACGACGGCGGGACGGCGGCCCAGCGGGCCTAG
- a CDS encoding aminotransferase class V-fold PLP-dependent enzyme encodes MSTATFTSPAIPQQYGVSPHPASRPLAAVTGAELQAPLIQGGHIRYANLDYGASTPALTVVSAYLNEILPYYASVHRGAGYASQISTSVYENARNIVRDFVGGRSDDSVIFTRNTTDSLNLLAGCLPLEDGRHAGEVLYLDIEHHANLLPWQRVPHRSIIAAGTLTETVANVRTALSQGGVSLLAVTGASNVTGEILPIKTLAALAHEFGARIVVDAAQLAPHRRIDIAAADVDYLAFSGHKLYAPFGAGVLVGRPDWLDAGTPHLAGGGAVREARLDSVSWATGPARHEGGSPNVLGAATLARATQVIAGLDHDEWHAHEAAIRSHLVEGLREIDGVTVHQIFSDTPPQDTIGVVNFSLQGYDAGLVAAYLAAEHGIGLRDGRFCAHPLLKRLGLPSGSLRASFGVGSRLEDATRLIAGIQSLKSNGLGWDYVVDSGRWVPANDHRSYPEWAPNTPGTAGAAPCSTD; translated from the coding sequence ATGAGCACAGCCACATTTACATCTCCCGCCATCCCCCAGCAGTATGGCGTATCCCCGCATCCGGCGTCGCGCCCGTTGGCCGCCGTTACCGGCGCGGAACTGCAGGCCCCCCTGATCCAAGGCGGACACATCCGCTACGCCAACCTCGACTACGGCGCCTCGACACCTGCCCTGACCGTTGTTTCCGCCTACCTAAACGAAATCCTCCCGTACTACGCGAGTGTCCACCGCGGCGCAGGCTACGCCTCCCAGATCAGCACTTCTGTCTACGAGAACGCCCGCAACATCGTCCGTGACTTCGTTGGCGGGCGCTCGGACGATTCCGTGATCTTCACCCGCAACACCACCGATTCCCTCAATCTCCTGGCCGGTTGCCTGCCCCTCGAGGACGGCCGGCACGCCGGCGAAGTCCTCTACTTGGACATCGAACACCACGCCAATCTGCTGCCATGGCAAAGGGTCCCCCACCGCAGCATCATTGCGGCGGGAACTTTGACCGAAACCGTAGCCAATGTCCGAACGGCCCTTTCCCAGGGTGGTGTCAGCCTCTTGGCGGTCACCGGCGCCTCGAACGTGACCGGCGAGATCCTCCCCATCAAGACTCTCGCTGCCCTCGCCCACGAATTCGGGGCCAGGATCGTGGTGGACGCGGCGCAGCTCGCCCCCCACCGCCGAATCGACATCGCTGCCGCGGATGTTGACTACCTGGCTTTCTCGGGGCACAAACTCTACGCGCCGTTCGGTGCAGGGGTGTTGGTTGGCCGTCCTGATTGGCTCGACGCCGGAACGCCGCACCTGGCTGGAGGCGGGGCCGTCCGCGAAGCACGCCTTGATTCCGTCAGCTGGGCCACGGGGCCGGCCAGGCACGAGGGCGGTTCGCCGAACGTGCTCGGCGCGGCCACGCTTGCCCGGGCCACGCAGGTCATTGCCGGCCTCGACCATGACGAATGGCACGCCCATGAAGCGGCCATCCGCTCGCACCTTGTTGAGGGCCTCAGGGAAATCGACGGCGTGACCGTGCATCAAATCTTTAGCGACACTCCTCCCCAGGACACCATCGGCGTGGTGAACTTCTCGCTCCAGGGCTACGACGCCGGCCTGGTGGCCGCCTATCTTGCTGCCGAGCACGGGATCGGCCTGCGGGACGGTCGTTTTTGCGCGCATCCGCTGCTCAAGCGTCTCGGACTTCCCTCCGGTTCGCTGCGGGCGAGTTTCGGCGTGGGTTCGCGGCTGGAAGACGCAACCCGGCTTATCGCAGGCATCCAGTCCCTCAAATCCAACGGCCTCGGCTGGGACTACGTCGTGGACTCCGGCCGTTGGGTCCCCGCAAACGACCACCGCAGCTACCCGGAGTGGGCCCCCAACACTCCTGGGACCGCAGGGGCAGCACCCTGCAGCACCGACTGA